A window of the Sabethes cyaneus chromosome 1, idSabCyanKW18_F2, whole genome shotgun sequence genome harbors these coding sequences:
- the LOC128732355 gene encoding S-phase kinase-associated protein 1-like, giving the protein MASNSIKLQSSDGKIFETTVDIVKCSGTLRTMNHLVLDRTKEDLVPLQNVAAATLEKVLEWATYHKDDPEPIEDADKNSVKRSDDICQWDQDFFRVDQDALFELVLAANYLDIKALLDTGCKMVANMIKGKTPEELRQIFNVKNDFTPEEEEQLRRENEWCEEM; this is encoded by the coding sequence ATGGCCAGCAATTCCATCAAACTGCAATCCTCGGACGGCAAGATTTTCGAAACAACCGTCGACATCGTCAAATGTTCTGGAACTTTGAGAACCATGAACCATCTTGTTCTGGACCGTACGAAGGAAGATCTCGTACCGCTGCAGAACGTAGCTGCAGCAACACTTGAGAAGGTACTGGAGTGGGCCACCTACCACAAGGACGACCCGGAACCGATTGAAGATGCGGATAAAAACAGTGTGAAACGGTCGGACGATATCTGCCAGTGGGATCAGGATTTCTTCCGCGTCGACCAGGATGCGCTGTTCGAGCTGGTTTTGGCCGCTAACTATCTGGATATCAAGGCTCTTTTGGATACTGGCTGTAAAATGGTGGCCAATATGATCAAAGGTAAAACACCGGAGGAGCTTCGGCAGATATTTAACGTTAAAAATGATTTTACGCCGGAAGAGGAGGAACAACTTCGCAGGGAGAATGAATGGTGTGAAGAGATGTGA